The window GAGGGATGGCAAACCCTCCGTCAGCCGCTTCCACAGGAATAGAATTTGATATCTTATGGATCCTGACATGCCAGGAAAAGCACGGGATCACGGTACTTTCTATGGTTACCCCGGGTATGGGGCTGTATCTGGAGGTAAGGGTCTGGTGATTTATGGAGAAATCATGCTGGCCCCACCTCATAAAATACCGGTTTTCTCCTTTGAGCGAAACGGCCAGCGTATTGTCAAAAGCTCCCTCTGCCAGACCGGTGCCCTTAGAGACGCTGAAACCAAACTGATTGGAATAAACAAATTTTTCGTATTTTTCCGGTCCGCCTCCATGATTGTGCTTTAAATGCTGTCCAGCCACATATGCCTGTGCATGGCCATATTGATCATGGGTTATGAGCATATGGGGATGAATGAGAAGCTTTTTCGGTTCATATGGATAATTCCGTGGCTCTGCCTTCCAAAACGGATGGTCCTCATTAAGGCCCAGAATCAAAAAGGCCTTATTACACCAGTAGGGGGAGCCGCAGCCATTATAGGACTCACTCATGGAAAGGCTGGGATAGCCGTAGCCGATCGTTAAAATTCCGGAATGGTCAAAAACCGGCCGCCTCATCCAGGACTCCAGATTTCTTAAAGTCAAATTCTTAAGTATCCCATAATCCACATCAAGATCTGCAAAGGCCATTGCTCCAAAGGGACCGCAGTGGGCATAGCGGTAGGTCAGGCTCCTTCCAAATGGAATTTCCTCTCCGTTATTAGCAAACCAGTACACATAGTCATTGTAAAACTGTGTGCTCCGTTCCCTTAACAGCCTGCACCGCTCCGGTTCCATGCCATCCATCAGCTTTGCATAAAGCAGTCCGTAATAATGGATGGCAAATGCCACATAATAATCCACCTGCCCGGGATTGCCGTCGCAATACCAGCCATCTCCTGTGTAAAAGCTTTCCATCAGGCCAAAATCT of the Lacrimispora indolis DSM 755 genome contains:
- a CDS encoding DUF2264 domain-containing protein — protein: MDITLRTRKDAVKLFLDTISPLKPFYSPCHAFLHLGNTGVHYGEKSARMEGFARILWGLGPLWSADNKNLPKEEQEEIREWLELYREGIIHGTTPEDEEYWGDIFDYDQKMVEVAAVVFAIAINRDKLWDPLEEREKKNLYNWLRQMNEHDMPKNNWRYFRILTNMMFRLLGLECSKERLEEDFGLMESFYTGDGWYCDGNPGQVDYYVAFAIHYYGLLYAKLMDGMEPERCRLLRERSTQFYNDYVYWFANNGEEIPFGRSLTYRYAHCGPFGAMAFADLDVDYGILKNLTLRNLESWMRRPVFDHSGILTIGYGYPSLSMSESYNGCGSPYWCNKAFLILGLNEDHPFWKAEPRNYPYEPKKLLIHPHMLITHDQYGHAQAYVAGQHLKHNHGGGPEKYEKFVYSNQFGFSVSKGTGLAEGAFDNTLAVSLKGENRYFMRWGQHDFSINHQTLTSRYSPIPGVTIESTVIPCFSWHVRIHKISNSIPVEAADGGFAIPQENCFQLEKGRKSGKFEAEDVKAEGNSLFAVFPWGISGIIGETGGMPELVSAFPNTNLLYNLTVIPTVRAVYEEGTHVMVTSVFADKSPEAEILMKEKPQVEILEKQIHVIYKGECVKVLL